Sequence from the Balaenoptera acutorostrata chromosome 4, mBalAcu1.1, whole genome shotgun sequence genome:
TACAGGCCTTGGTAAGTCTTGGAAGATACAGAAAACTCAACCAGCAGAGGTTTAACCCATAAGGATATTTGGGTTTACTTAACATGAAGTCTGGAGGTGGGTGATGCTGGGGAAAATCAGCAGCTGAGGGATATCAAGGCTCTAGTTCTCTGGCTTTTCCTCATTATCACAGAATGGCTGCCTGAAGCACCACATcacaccctcacaccacacaACATCCAAAGGCAGGCTGCAAAGGCCATCCAGGACAGCTAGAGGGAGCTCTCCTCTTACCAAACAGTAAAAGCCTTTCCCCAGAGCCTTCAAGTAGATGCCTGCTTCCGCCTCATGGGCCAGAGTGGAGTCCTACCTCTAATTGAAAGAGAGGTTGGGAAAGTGAGTACTTTCTCCATTCTTTATAGAGTGGAAgtcagggaagaaagaagggaaggaatgaATGTCAGGAACTGGGAAACGGACCTGCTATGTCATGGGGGAAAGCCCTCCTCTCTGGCACTGGGGAACGTGGGGAGAAGGCACAGGGGACGCGACAAGCTAGACTCCAGAAAAAACTCCAGCCGAAACCCCCAGACAGGCCAGTGGCAACCCAAAGGGCATGACGTAGACCCAAGGACTCCCTTGCTCCACAGCTGTGGGGGCTTGGTCCCCTCTGTCCACCCAGCTCTAAGGAGGGGCAGgaaagtgggagagggagggttcAGAGACTGGCGACTACTACCTGCAGAAGCTGCACAAAGTACCGTCACACACTGCATTTCCAGAGGGGCCGGAGTAAACACACGTAGTTTATTTTTACCTCTCACTAACAGGTGAAGATTGTGAGAAAGACCAGATACGCTTcggattaaaaaaagagaagccaaaatTTATCTGCACGTTCTCCCGTGAAGGTCACGGCACACGCGTGACACATATACTATTGCACACACACGTATGCTGCTGTGTGCGTGTGCTGGGGTCCCCATCCTGACGCTTCCGCATGTGCAGTGTATCTCCTGGCCCCCGGGGCCTCTGTACTTACTCGTCCTGGTGGCCAAGGGTTGCGGGTGGGTGATGGATCTGCCGGAAAATTGGGAAAAAACTGGTCGCGCAGAGGGCAGTACCTCCTTCTGGGGACCAGCTGGCTGGGGAGGGCTGGAAGGCGGGGCTCCTGCGACCCCAGAGACAGGCCCTGGGAGGAGGCGTCCAGGAGCACGGCTGGCTGAGCTGAGCTCTCTGGAGCAGGGCTGGCTGCCCCGGGGGCCCTTGAGGCTGCTCAGCCCAGCACTGCCCGCCAGGGTGAGGCATCTGCCCAGGTCCAGGCAGGTCCGACTGGCTCCCTTCCGTCCTGCCTGTGTCGGTGATAAGGGGGCACCGTGGCCTCCGtatctcccaccccaccccccattttgttctattttccaGTTTGGAGCTCAAGAGTGGGGAGCCAGGCGGTTGGGTGTTTCCTCAAGACGTCAACCCGCGCCGTCCTCTgcaattgtttttattattaacacTTGCAGACGCTTTGCGATGGATTTGCTCTCCTAAGTCAATTTCCATCCGGGGGAAGTGAAGAAGTTGCCAGGCAATTTTTATTACCACCATGAATATGTAAAGAATGTGAGTAAAGTTTGGTGCCTGTTTTCATGATTTGACAAGGGTGTGGCCCCGAGTTGCTTCTGACACTTTGCAACCCAGTGGCCTTGTGCACGGACGCTGACGGCTGATATCCATCGAGAGAGCCTAACGCAATTACAAGTCACACTCTCATCTGGCCCAAGATAGCCTGAGTTAATGTGTAATCCACGATGAGAACCCAGAGGTGCAAATATCACATTTCTCTCTCAAAGGGAACAtcgtttctattttttaaaagaagtaccaGCACAGAGTAACAtttatctcttttaattttcAGGCTAATTTTGGGTACGAGGAATCAGAGCAGTCAATCCAGGCAGTGAGTTCAGGCTCAGAGGACCCCGAAACATCTGGCCAGAGATGGAGCTAAGACCCCGGCGCCGGGCTGATGCCATCCCTACCGGAAAAGCATCTAAAACTGACACTCCCCTGCAAAGGTGAAGGGTGGGGAAGATGAGATGCGTTAGCAAGAATAagtattttctttcacttttaaataaTTACAGAGAATTTGCTTAAAAGCATCACTGGGAACATTCTTTAGAAAACAAAGATTGTCTTTATATTTTGTCATTctttccactccccacccccaagcaaGCGATGAAGCGTTACCAAGGACAATTCTTCACAGATCTGTGGTTAGAGATGTGAAGAAAAGCCAGGAAAAAAATAGGGTGCCTCACCCAATGGGTCTTTCGCCCCTGTGTTTCCATCCCCCAGCCCTGGATTCAGACTGATTTAGGCAAAACCACTTCTTTCTAGTCACCCCTTGGCCATTACTCTGGGCAAAAACACAACTGGCAATTCAGAGCAGGGTCCTGTGGTcccatgtggtttttttttttctcactaattCTGCATCTTCAGACCCCATGGTGTTGTCATGGCCTTACCTTCTGAAGGTTCATCAATGGCCACAGGATGGAAGCACCAGGGGACTCCAAAAATGTTGCTATCAAAGCAGCAGCCTTTAGCTTTGCACTCCGTAGGTGTGATACCGGGTTCACCACAATTTACCCTTTGATGGGGTCCCATCTGACACGTCTCTGAAAGTATATGGGCCAAGAGGTGAAGGTAAGTTGTGGACTGAATCCTTCCCTGTTATTACCCGCACTCCAGCTCGCTTCCTTTCCCCAATTAAATCAGCAGCCAGCAGAGCAGTTGATGCAGACCCAGGGCTCCCCATACAAGAGGAGACCCTGTCCTCATTTCCTGATGCAAAAACACTGAAACTCTGGGAAAATGCAAGGTGCCTGGGATTTGTAAACTTTGCACCTACCTAGATAATCTACTCATTTGCTCATTAATTTCAACAATTATTAAACTTTATTCACTCAATCAATATATATCTGTGGAGCACCGCTTGTGGGTGCTAGAAACGGGAGCCAGCACAGCAGAAATAGACAAGGATCTATTTATCCACTCAGGGATGAAGttcatgccaggccctgtgcaggGTGATAGGGacccagaaattaaaaatagagacgTTGTTGTTAAGAAGCTAACAGTCTGACAGAGACGGAAGCTGAGTAAAGGTACAAAACGGCACAGTGCAACCAGCCGTGGGCAAGCCCAAGAGGGGAGAGTGACAACAGGCTAAACAAAGCAAGGAGGGCTTCCTGTAGGAGGAGGCTGACCAGGTGAGGACGAGGCAATGGgtgttccaagcagagggagTAGCGTGTTCAAaggtggtggagagagagagcaaagtgTGTTCAAGGTAAGATGGGGAGTAGCGTGTTCAAaggtggtggagagagagagcaaagtgTGTTCAAGGTAAGATGGGGAGTCAGGGTGGGGTGGTTTGGAAAAGCCAGGCTGAGGGCTGGAGTGGACGACTTCAGCCCAAGAGTAAAGGGAGCCACTCGGAAgctttaagcagaggagtgacgACATTGACCCACAGTGGAGAACACTCGCGGGCGGCTAACGGCTCCCACGTGTTCTAGATGCAAGATCTGTAGGGTCTGAACTCAGGGCCAGAGTGTAGGGCTCTGAGAAGGCATACTGCTCGGACCGGGTGGTGGGCGGGTTGAGGCAGGTAGCAGAAGAGGAATCCGGAACCCCTACCCTgtcttgggggggaggggggatgcttCGAAGGTTAAGGGCTCCGCTCTGCACGTGGGCTCGGCGTGCTCGTGGATGAACGCCACCAGCTGGGCTCCAGAGAGGGGCCTGGCCATGCCGCCGCGGCATCTACTCCCCGACCAGACTCTGTCCCCGGGTGAAAGGGACGAGCAGCAAGGCCTTGGGAGTGTGGGTGGTAAagagacagggagggaaggagctggAACAGAACAAGGAGGACCGAGGTTCAGGGCAGACGTGGTCACGAGCTGGCCTTGACCTGGAGCATCTCGCTCTCAGAAGAAGGCAGTCCAACCAAAGACAGCTAGATGCCCGGCCTCTCCTAGACTGAGAGGCAGGATGCTTGCATTTGGTCCCTTGTGAAGTCCAGCTGAGCATCCTAAAGCGGAGCCCATCACTCGAGCTGGTCTTTTTTGTATTGACATCTGAGGAT
This genomic interval carries:
- the TFF1 gene encoding trefoil factor 1 yields the protein MEPKVTCVLVMVFALALSSLAQGEAETCQMGPHQRVNCGEPGITPTECKAKGCCFDSNIFGVPWCFHPVAIDEPSEGECQF